The Leopardus geoffroyi isolate Oge1 chromosome C1, O.geoffroyi_Oge1_pat1.0, whole genome shotgun sequence sequence GCGAAGGTTTGAAGGTCAGAAGGGAAGTATGGACTAGAGATGGACATTGGGGAATTGTATCCAGGGCCAACTAGGCACATTAGTTCCCCAATATTTCTAgaaacccacacacaaaaaaatgctttactcttctttaaatcagaagtaaaaacaaacttttaaatcaaagacgttttagaggcacctgggtggctcagtcagttaaacgtctgacttgggctcatcatgatctctcagttcctggctttgagccccacatcgggctctgcactatgtggaacctgcttgggattctctttctccctctctctctgtccctcccccccaaaataaataaactttaaaagagaggTTTTAATGTACAATATTAATATATGCATCTTTATGCCAATGCaatcataaaaaattatttatttatttatttatttttaatttttttttcttaatgtttttatttatttttgagacagagagagacagagcatgagcagggaaggggcagagagagagggagatacagaattggaagcaggctccaggctctgagccatcagcacagagcccaacgcggggctcgaactcacagactgtgagatcatgacctgagccgaagtcggacgctcaaccgactgcgccacccaggcaccccataaaaaataatttaaaaagaaattgttctgggggtgcctgggtggcgcagtcagttaagcgtccgacttcagccaggtcacgatctcgcagtccgtgagttagagccccgcgtcaggctctgggctgatggctcagagcctggagcctgtttccgattctgtgtctccctctctctctgcctctcccccgttcatgctctgtctctctctgtcccaaaaataaataaacgttgaaaaaaaaataaaaaataaataaaaagaaattgttctGTAGGAAGGGGACCACAAAAGCCATAATGCTTCCCTGGTTGTATCGCTAAGAATGCTTTCTGTTACAAATATCAGAAAGCTCACTCTAAATGGTATCAGCAgtgacaatatttaaaatttcccttgTTTGAGGAAGTTCAGCATTAGGGTGGCCTCTGGGGTTGGCAGACTGAGTGCTGTCAAGGACAAAGACTCCTTCCAGCTCTGCGCTCTGGCATCCCTGCTGTTGGCTTCATCCTCAGCTGTTAATACGACTGCATTAGTTCCAGGCCACATCCACACTTGACAATATTCCCAGGAAGAAGAGTCACTGTTGCTTCCAGTGGTTCTTTCCTAGGAGTGAGGAaacctttcccagaagcccccccAACAAATGTCCCCTTAGCCTCACTGGATAGGACCAGCGCATAGCCCCATTTCTAAGCTGATTATTACCAGCAAGAAGGATGGAATTAATATGATGGACTTACAGTAATCATCTGGGGTGGAACTGAAGTTAGGGAGTCAACCATAATGCCTTCCCTAGAAGTCTTCCTCCAGGAGGTGAGAATTGAAGCCAAAAGCATAGATGAACTCACCTAGGGAGAACGTTTGGAGGGAGAAGCACGAAGGACATAGGAGTTTCAGCATCGCCAACATCTACTGAGGGCTAACATTGCAGATTGAGTCAGTTATGGGTCCTGCTACAGAGGGGCTTCCTGTCTGATGGAAGAGATGCACCAATGAACACAGTTATAAATGGACTGGAACTATAGTTGGaagtcagcacagggcctgagaGCAGACTGGGTTGGAGTCTCAGTGTGTATTAACTGTGTGTCCAGGCAGGTTTCTTtagctctctgcctcagtttcccctctgtaAAGTACCCTTTATATACTAAGTATCAAATAAAtgcatcttttattatttcattatcattcacattatacaatatttgggcagtgggaagccattggaaggGAATTAACAGGCAAGTGCCCTGTCAGATTGGTGTCTTGGTTAGATGGCTTGGGCAAGCTATGCTCTGTCCCTGCTCTGGGTTTCCTCTTCACTAGGTCACCATGAGCCACTCATCGAGTTTCCTTCCAGCTGCCCCCAAGGCTGAGCCCCTCCAGGCCCCAGCAGCATCTCCACAAAACCTCTGTGTTGGTTTTAGCAGCGTTCCTGTGCCTTGGAATCAGGATGAATTACTGTCCCTCCTTTCACCCCTGTCCGCTTGCATTGTTGCCACTCAAAGAAATTAATCAGGCTTATTAAGCATGACCTCCCTTTTGTAAGCCCTGCTCCCAGTCTGCCACTCTGTACCTGTCTGCTGCTCTCCTAGCTTGCTTCCAGTCAGAGAGGCCTCAGCTTCCCTTGGTTCTctgatgggggcaggggcaggcggtCAGTGGCCACATCTTTTGTTGTTTGCAGAGACTGACGCACCAGACTGGATCGGACAAAGGCAGAATGCTCTGCTGTAGTGAGCACAAGGCTCTTTGTTGCCATGGCTGTggaaaaaataggaacaaaaaggATAGATGTTGCATCCAAATATGCTAATAATTAACACTTAGCACCATAGATATAAAAAGCACTTAATACTAAATTACTATGATCATAATAGCTGTTCTTTATTCAGCCCTACTCCATATGGCATCATGGCTTGGTAGTTAAGTACACGTGAGCTGGAACCTGACTGCCTGGGTCCAAATCCTAGGTCTGCAATTTATCAGCTCTGGGACTTTGGGTAGGTTACTCAAGCTTCTCAAGTCTCAGCTTTGCATATATAAAGCACAGACAATGAAAGTTACAACTCATGGGGCTAAATGAGTCCATACTATGCTTATAAAGCACTTAAACATGGCATGCCACATAATACATACTCAATGAATATCATACTTTTTAAGGCTTTATATACATTGCATAACAAATTTAGACCTCAAAACAAACTTGTGACATagacattattattatccctatttatCAGTTGAGGAAATCAGGACTCAGAGAGGTTGTgtaactttcccaaagtctcCCAGCAAGAACATAGCAGAACCCAATTCTGTTTGACTCTAAAGTCACGTGCTTTCCACTGCACCAAGTTACTGTCTTCCATGAGTGACTGGCAAGAGGCCCCACATCAGTGGGATGATACATCGTTGGTGACTGTTTCACAAAATCCTTCTCCCTTTAGTCAAATTGGAATATGTGAGGTATTTTTAGAATGTCGGACAAAAGAGTGCTGCATACAAGGACTAATTGCATAATTGAtagtttctctcttccccagcctGCCTTTATGCCCAGTTTATGTGGCCCGGTTCTCTAGTAGAAGGTGGCAGGCCAGCTAGGGAAAAGCAGAGAGCCCAGCTCTGGGGAGGACTTCCTAAAGTTCCAGCTGTCTGATGACTTGACTGGCAGAGTGGAGCCATGGGCAGAACCTGGCCACAAGGCACCAAGCCATACCAGGTCCAGGGGCTGGGCAGATCTGGGGACAGATCTTGTACCCTAACAGTCTTTGGACATCACCAAGGAAATAAAGTGAAACTACATATCCCAAATCACCTTCTTGCCAGAGAactttaaattctttgttttttaatgtaacgGAATCCAAAGTCTCATTAAACCTCCTGTACAGTAGACATTTGGCTGCCAGACCAATGCTCATCAGGGCCCTGACCACTGCCCAGCCCAGTTAGGCCTCTGCCCATACTGCTACTCAAACAAAGTCAGTCCTCTGCACATAATTCTACACAACAAACTCTTGTTTAGTATTCAAAAGCAGCTcaggggcaccttgctggctcagtcggttgagtgtccaactcttgatttcggctcaggtcatcatcacagggttgtgggatcaagcactgcatcaggctctgtactgtgcatggagcctgcttgggattctctttctctcttcctctgcctttcttcccccccacccacccccacctctaaaaacaataaaaaagcagCTCAATTCCTAAATAAATCCCTAGGCAAAAATAAAGCTCAGCCTTACAATATCTGTAGGAAAGAGAAGCAACTGGCTGTATCATTAATTGCAACCATTCACTGAGCCCACACTTTGGGCAAGGCACagtgcttagcataacacttctCACAGATTCCACCCATCCTCCTACCCCTCACCTGTCCCTCTAGTTTATGGCTAGCCTCTGATGGCTCCTCCCCTGTGCATCTCCCATGTCTCAATGTCCATTTGCAATCAAATAAGAACTGGCTGGGTTCGTCCTGGACTCTGGAAAACATGACCCTGGCTCCTCAATGAGGACACAGTTTGGTGTTAAGACAACAGCCTGTGAAGGGGCCTCCCTGGAGATCCCCAGGCTATATCCATACCTAGTTCAAGATGGCAGAGCCCACTTATGTGTGGACAGGCAAACTGTCTATGCTATGTGGACCCCCACATACACCTGACCACAGGCCTCTTCCTCAATCTCTTCTACCCACACCTGCCTCTTACCTCCTACTTACACCCCCCTGGACTCCCAAATGAAGACCAGAGCAGGAGGGAAATGGTGAGGCTATAGATTCATTAAAAATAGCAGGAGCTCTGTAGTCAGATAGACATAGGTTTAAATTTCACTATTTTTCTAAATAGCTGTGTGACTTAGGctggtcacttaacctctctgagtctcattttctCATCTCCAAAAGAGGAATTATCTTCTGTACTCTTAATATTCCTGTAAGGATTAGAAACAATATATATGGGTTATGCCCAGTGGCATTCAACCAATGGTAGCATTGTCAGACATAGGTGTGTCCTTTATgctcatttaaagtatatatacattCGGTCCCTAAATTCTTACAACCACCAGGCTGCAAGGTCAGCACACCAGTGGTGTTACTGTGATGAGCTTGGCTGGGTTATAGCTAAGCTCTCCTGCGAGACCTAGACCTTAGTCTCATGCAGATATGAACATTTTGGCCCCTCTTCCCTGGTTTGGCTGGGATTGTCCCAGTTTTAACACTGAAATTTCCACTACCTGGAAGCACTGAAAGTTCAGTCTTGGGAAAACAGGAATGGTTGGTCACCCTATCAAGGCAGCTGACCCAGAGCAGATGGAGAAGGTGTCAGACCTGAGAGAAGAAGCTGGGCTTCCAATAACCTTTCCCAGCTGGATGGACCAGCCAGGCCCTGTACCTACTCAGTCCCTCATTCCTGGTTCCCAGACAAGTCCTGGTTAAGCAGAGGTCAAGGGTGACACCTAGAGGTTATGTTAAAAACTGCAgtatgggagcgcctgggtggctcagtcagttaaggactgtctcttgatttctgctcaggtcccaagctcatggtttgtgagtttgagccctacatccagcgctgtgctgacagtgcagagcctgcttgggattttctctctcttttctctctctcttcccctctcacgcactctctcaaaacaaataaataaacttaaaaaaaaaaaaaaacaacaaaaaaaaaaccctgtagtCTGATAATCACCCATCAGCCCCTTGAGGCCttagtttgttcatttataaatattgagGCACTGGACATAAGTCTTGGGGGTCTTGGAAGACATCCTCAAACAAGTTAAATTTAAGCTGATATCTACTGATTGATAAGTTGTTAGCCAGGTACAAGGCAGGtgggaaagaaaatgtattctagGCAGGAAGGAACAGCAAAGACAAAGCTCTGAGTGGGAAGAAGCATGACACTTTCAAGAAACTACAGTATGGAGGAGGGGGTAGTGGTGACAACAAAAGTTGGAAAGGCTGTCAGGGGTTAATCAGCTGGGggaaatttttttgtctttacccCAAGTGCAAGCAGAACTTAGTGAAGGTTTTTAAGCAGGACAGTAACATAATCAGATCTACATTTTTCAATGCTAACTCTGGCTACCGGGTGGAGACTGGTTAGGACAGTAGTAAACCTAAAGCCAGGGAGGCAATTAGTAGTGTCCAGGTGGTGTGGCAACAGTGAGACCTTGCACTTGGGTGGTACAGGGGTATGAAGAGGGAGGTGATGGTTGGAGAAATGTTATGGAAATAGAATGGGCAGGGATATGGTGATTGACTAGAGGTGAGGGGTGAGGAACAGCAAGGTTAAAAAATGATGTAGTTTCTGAATAGGACCACTGGAAAGCAATGGGACAGCTGCTGAGATGGGAGCATAAGAAGGAGGACAGTGTTGGGCATGTTGAATCCAAATCAAGCCAGCAAATAAGCAGTTGAAGAAAGATTAGGAAGAGAGACATAAATGCAGGGATCATCTGGAAGGAGATGGTAACCAAAGCCCTGAGGAgcaccaacatttaaaaatgagcataggaaaccaatttgacaataaatttcatatattgaaaaaaataaaaaataaaaaataaaataaaataaaataaaaatgagcatagGAGAGATAATGAGACCAAAGGAAAACCAGGTGAGTATGATGTCATAAAAGCCAGGGCAAGAGTATTTCAGAAAGAAGACAGGGGTCAGGTCAActgcaataaaatatttctgagaggCAGTAAGATGAGATCTGAAAATTGTCCATGGGACAACTGAAGATCATTGGTGACCTTAGATCCTTTTAAGGTGGAATGAtggacagaaagacaaatagtatatgatttcacttatatgaagcTCCTAGAGTGATCAAAAGTAGACTAGTGGTTCCAGGGGTTGGaggcaggggagagtggggagttATTTACTGTGGACAGAGTTTCAGCTGGGGAATAGGTTAAGAGTTCCGCAGATAGATGGTAGTGATGGctgtgttgcaggattttttacttTCAATACCCTGGGTTCGTGGTCTCACCccttcgaagaatgaagaggtggacacaaaatgagcagcaggcaaaagtttattagactctaagaccaaaaaagaagaatagtacgaaagctctctttacagagagaggacattcgaaagtgaatgccaGAGATGATAGGCAAGGgcctttgttttataaggttctggtcagcacccccttcccttccctcttgttCCTTCTCAGATTCTACCTTTATTGGCTAGGTAACTCTAAAGGCCTAGTCattcctttttgatcagctcatttccattgtatgaggtgTGGTCTTAGGCCATACCATCTACTACTTCTTTTaagtcaggtcttttgtcaaattcctgagggaaacctgagggggaggtaatatctgttacattcttaagaggaaccttatgcctgagagggtttgctgtggtcagacactcccagcattgttccaaagtatgttcttttctcttttctcctcaggtcctaatctttccctctctgcctactgatTCCTAAGGTTTCCTATCATAGCTGCACAGTatgaatgtacttttttttttttaagatttaatttgtagctaatctctacacccaatgtggggcttgaacccacaatcagCAGATCAAGAGTCTCCTGTTCCaccgagtgagccagccaggtgctccacaatatgaatgtacttaataccacaaactgtatacttaaaaatggttaacacAGTAAATATTAccatgttatgtgtattttactacacacacatacatacatacacaaaattcaCCTTCTCTGTAAGGTCTGCCAGGTCACCCCTTGTAAAAAGACAAGCACTCCGCAGACTAGAAGAGAAGTGGAATCAGGCAGAGGCAGGGCGAGAAAGGCGGTAACTTCCGGGCCCGCCTCCTCCAGGGGAAGGGGCTTGAGATAGGCGGGTTAAGCTGAGACCAAGGGTGACACCTAGAGGTCACGTTAAAAACAGCAGCTGATAGTCACCCACGTGGCCCTAGAGTGGAGGGGAATGGCGGGGTGGGACCAGAGACGCGCAAGTTCAAGTACCCACCTTTTTAGGCTGGGAGAGAAGAAACAGGACAGGGTGGGGGTCAGGATTTTTAAGGAAGAGAGTGCACCTCCTCTAGCCCCGGGGCTTAAGCTGACTGACAGCTGCAGGAGGGGCGTGGCTCCACCGCTTTGGCTCCAGGTCCACAGTCCCCACCTCCACCTACGCTGCCCTGGCCACTGTGGAAGGCAGATGTGGCAGAAGGCCTCCTGCAGCGCCATCGCCTCACCCCCTTAGACCTGCGTGCTCTCCAGAGCCCACCCCTGGCATCCTTATCCCCAGGAGAAAGACAACGGCGGCCAGGCACGGAGGACCCATTAGGCGAAAGTTCCGCAGGGACTGCTAGGAAACAGGAGTCCTACGTTGGTCACGGCTCAGATGCCAACAGGGCTGCAGGAATTGGAGTCTGGCCTGGAGGGAGACCAACATCAATGACCACCTGTACCCCACCGCGCTGGCTTCCTAAGCGCTGAATCTGTGCCCAGGGCCAAGGTCAAGCACAGTGCTCTTGCAAGGCAACTGTGCCCTAACCAAGATCACCCTTTCTTTAAAACAGCCCCACTTGGCCTTCAGAAATCTACCCTCTCCCTCAAGAGCAAATGGGAAGTGATGGGTCAGGGGTCCTGTTTCTGCTCTGTCTGTCCACACATAGAGTCCTTGAGAGGAAACCCCTTTGGCTGGACCAAAGGCCTGGAGGCACTAGAGCTGCTCACCTGGGGCCCTGACCATGATAGTCTATTCTCTCTTGGGGCCCTGACCATGATAGTGGGGGCAAAAGATAGCCTATTCTGCCCTAGCTCTCACGGAGCACTATTCCCAGGGACCTTCCCCCAGAATCCACAGCAAAGCCAGGACCTTCATAGTGCCTTCCCAGTGCTCAAGCCTAGGGAGAGAGAAGTAGTCCTAATGTGGCTGTTATTCTGGGACCTACTGCAGCCCCCTCTCCTTGTGACATGTGTCCCTACCCAGCCCACTTTGTTTGCCCTGCTCCCACATAACAGGCCCGGGCTCACAGGTTAAATCCTAGATCCCTTGCCAGGCTGCAGCATATTCTACCTTaatcacaacaaccctatgaagtaggtactattattattcccatttttacagaggagaaaactaaggctcagagaaggttaGCAACTTGCCCCAAGTCATACGACTACTAAATATTGGAAGTAGTTTTCaagcccaggtctgtctggcttTTGGAACCCATGTTCTAAATTTACTAGTCCACAGAATAACACCAAGTGCCTTTTACCACCACTGATCAGCTTCTGGGTACTGCCTTCCTGGCTGCAAGCCTGAACACCCTGCCAGACCTCTTTTTCTCAGCCCTGTCCCTCCATCACAGCCTTCTTCCTCTTGCCAATGATACTCAATGGTATTACATCAGGCTCCCTGACAATCTCCTTTGCAATGCTTTGAACCATAGTATCCATACCAAATGTCTCCCCAATTTTATGCTCTATTGCTCCTCTAAGGGTTTGGCTCATGTTCCTCACtgatttgactttttcttttcttttcttttcttttctctctttctttcttcatattttaggttctacatccaatgtggggcttgaactcacgaccccaagatcaagagccacatgctatactgactgagccagccaggtgcccctcctcactGACCTTTTGCTTATCTTTACCCTTCTTGGAGTGCCCTTCCCAAACCCTCCAAGAGCCACTAGCTCAATTCAGGGTCTCACACAATTCTCACACAATTCTCACAAATCTCACACAATTCTGGGTCTTAAGGCCAGAAACACTCACAGAAAACTTCTCTGGCCCAGTACCCAGTCAGGAAGGTGCAAAGAGCAAGGAGGGCTTGAGTTCTAGTCCAAATAGGGTCAAGACCTGGAGAAAGGACACCAGTGCAGCTGTTTCTTTCAGATCCTGAGCCACCAGATTTTTCTCCAAATCTTTCTTGCAACAGGGGATAAAAGATTGTTGAAAGAGAAGTGGAGCTGAAGAAAGAGATAGGTGCAGTTGAGAAATtatcagagagaaagaagagagttttGTAGGAGCTATATAAATGACCTATCTTTGTACAACATGTTTCTCTGGACCAATTTGGGGAAGGTAAGAAAATCTgtaacttaaaacatttaatatatttttttaacgttttaaagGAACATCAAGACTTAAAGGCAAAGTTCTctaggactctttttttttttttttttttttaatgtgaggcttgaattcataaccctgagatcaggacctggatgcttagccgactgagccacccaggtgccccctctagAATTTTTAAGGTAAAACTGGTAGAAATGACACTGGTAAGAAATTCAGGGCTTcgggagggggtggtgggtggtAGGGAGACGGGGAAGGATTCTGGCTTCTCCCCCAGCTAGGGCTTGTTCCCTTTGCTCTGGGTTTAAAGGATGAGAGAGCCCAGCGTCCAGCACCGAATGAAGGCAGCTATTGTGATCTCCGGGGGCGGAGAAGGGAGGCTCAGTGCCAAAGGGTGTGGCCCAGCCAGAGGCTCTGGGAAAGAGCAGTCTTGCGTCCCTACAGTACCCTCGGCGACTGCGTCTGGGCGGGAGGGGAAAAGTCTGCAGAGTCCCGGGctccgccccctccctcctgctccgcCCTAGCTCTGTCTCCACGTGGTTTTCACCAAGCGCAGCGCAGACCGGGTGGTCGCAAGGCAGACCCGGATTGCAGAGGGCGTGGCAGGGAGAACCGCAAGCCCCTAAGGGGGTCGGGTCTGTGACTTATCCCCGGAAAAGAGCGAGGAACGCGCTCTGCGGGAAAAACTGGACTCCACAGGCTTCCGACGACAAGCCTGGGACGGAGAGTCCGGGAGTTCTCAAGGACAGGTGAACGGCCCCAGGAGAAGGACAGGCAGGGTCACCATCTGGACCGCCATGGCCGCGTCCGCCCGTCGTCTGTGCCACATCGCTTTCCACGTGCCCGCGGGACAGCCCCTTGCCCAAGATCTGCAGCTTCTCTTCGGGTTCCAGCCCCTGGCGGTGCGGGAAGCAGACGGCTGGCGGCAGTTGGCCCTGCGCAGCGGCGACGCGGTCTTTTTGGTGAACGAGGGCGCTgggccccaggagcccctgtacgGACTGGACCCACGTCATGCTGTGCCCAGCGCCACCAACCTGTGTTTCGACGTGGTGGATACGGGCGCTGCCGCCCGGGCGTTGGTTGCGCGGGGCTGCAGCGTGCCGGTTCCCCCTGTTAGCGTGCGGGATTCTCAGGGCACCGCCACCTATACCGTGGTCAGATCACCTGTGGGCAACCTCAGCCTGACTCTGCTGGAGCGCGCCGGCTTCGGAGGGCCTTTCCTGCCGGGCTTCAGGCCTGTGCCCTGTGCAACCCAACCAGGCTGGGTCAGCCACGTGGACCACCTGACCCTGGCCTGCACCTGTGGCAGCTCCCCCACATTGATGCGCTGGTTCCACGACTGCCTAGACTTTCGCCACCTGCCACTGAGCCCAGGTGAGGATCCGGAGCTGGGCCTCGAGGTGACAGCAGGATCTGGGCCAGGGGGACTGAAGCTCACCGCCCTGCAGACCACGCCAGGCAGCGCTGCCCCCACCCTTGTACTGGCCGAGTCCCTGCCAGGGGCTACCAGTGGACAGGACCAGGTGGAGCAGTTCCTGGCCCGGCACAGGGGACCAGGACTGCAGCACGTGGGGCTGTACACGCCGAACATAATAGAAGCCACTGAACGGGTAGCAGTGGCGGGGGGCCAGCTCCTGGCTCCTCCTGAGGCATACTACCAGCAGCCAGGCAAGGAAAGGCAAATCCTAGCTGCTGGGCATGAGCCTAGCCGGCTAGCCCGACAGGGGATCCTGCTAGATGGCGATGAAGGCAAGTTTCTGCTTCAAGTCTTCACTAAGTCTCTCTTTCCAGAGGACACCTTCTTCCTGGAGCTGATTCAGAGGCAGGGGGCGACAGGCTTTGGCCAGGGCAACATCCGGGCCCTGTGGCAGTCGGTGCAGGAGGAGCAAGCCTCCAGGAACCAAGAAACCTGAGAAGGGTTGGGGCTGGGTTCACCCTCCTGTcctggagcacagagcctgttgcaacGGAGAAACACCCATGGAGGCTTGGAGTGGAGAGGGCTTTGTCCCCAGGGCCATACCTGCCAGAACTTGAATTTCTCACTGGGGTGCCAAAGaggtgggattttattttttcttttaaactatgaAATGTTCTTACATAGCCTATAACTAATATATATGCAAGATATAAAGAATAAAGGAATTACATAATTAGGAAATAGAATATATCAATACTTTTGAACCTTCCTTGTGACCTCTGATCCCATTTCCCTTCACCCCACCcctaattttatgattattaactCCCTGATTTTCTATATTGTTTCACTACATATGAAACAATACAGATATAAATTTAGTATTTGAGGTAGGAATTTATGACAGAACAAATCCTCTCCTGtgtttcccttctccccagggaGCAGCCTCTGCAGGTGAGGTTGGGTCAGGGCTGAGCCCAACCACCTGCTCTAAGACAATACCACTACTCCAGTCAGAGCTGACCAAAGACCTGGACCAAGGGTGTTGGGTGTCAGCCACTGGCAGGGGCCCCCTAAAGctgccttctccttctctcttggagGTTAGGGGAGGACAGATCACTCTGGACAGAATGCCCACCTCCACTGCCCAGGGCTGGCTGGGAGCTTGGCCAGAAGTCAGCACCAAGCAGGACTTTGCCACTTTCTGGGATCCTCAGAGGGAAAGAATGA is a genomic window containing:
- the HPDL gene encoding 4-hydroxyphenylpyruvate dioxygenase-like protein, with the translated sequence MAASARRLCHIAFHVPAGQPLAQDLQLLFGFQPLAVREADGWRQLALRSGDAVFLVNEGAGPQEPLYGLDPRHAVPSATNLCFDVVDTGAAARALVARGCSVPVPPVSVRDSQGTATYTVVRSPVGNLSLTLLERAGFGGPFLPGFRPVPCATQPGWVSHVDHLTLACTCGSSPTLMRWFHDCLDFRHLPLSPGEDPELGLEVTAGSGPGGLKLTALQTTPGSAAPTLVLAESLPGATSGQDQVEQFLARHRGPGLQHVGLYTPNIIEATERVAVAGGQLLAPPEAYYQQPGKERQILAAGHEPSRLARQGILLDGDEGKFLLQVFTKSLFPEDTFFLELIQRQGATGFGQGNIRALWQSVQEEQASRNQET